A window of Perognathus longimembris pacificus isolate PPM17 chromosome 6, ASM2315922v1, whole genome shotgun sequence contains these coding sequences:
- the LOC125352201 gene encoding olfactory receptor 12D3-like: MENNTIVKEFLLLELTYVQQLQPVIFMVFHTLYVINLLGNGAILVVVISEPRLHSPMYFFLGNLSCLDIGCASVTLPKLMSNAMYSDRTISFLGCITQLHFFHFLGCTEAFLLTLMAFDRFIAICKPLRYPLIMNPQVCVLMAALAWISSFFYGLMHSVMTAHLNFCHSQRVNYYFCDVKPLLELACGDTRINQWLVSVVTCSLAMAACFLTLLSYFYIIGFLLLKNRSCNALRKAMSTCASHFMVVSLFYGTVGLNYIPPTAAESVIPEKFAGLIHTTVIPVLNPLIYTLRNKEVMLALKRVFQRKMKLFN; encoded by the coding sequence ATGGAGAACAACACTATAGTGAAGGAATTCCTTTTGCTGGAATTGACCTATGTTCAACAGCTACAGCCTGTAATCTTTATGGTTTTCCACACTTTATATGTGATAAACCTGCTTGGAAATGGGGCCATATTGGTGGTTGTCATTTCAGAGCCAAGATTGCACTCCCCCATGTACTTTTTCTTGGGAAATCTTTCTTGTCTAGATATTGGCTGTGCCTCAGTGACACTGCCCAAGCTAATGTCCAATGCCATGTATAGTGACAGGACTATATCCTTCTTAGGCTGCATTACTCAGCTTCACTTTTTCCACTTTCTGGGTTGTACCGAGGCATTTTTGCTAACCCTCATGGCATTTGATCGCTTCATAGCCATCTGCAAACCACTTCGCTACCCTCTCATCATGAACCCCCAGGTATGTGTTCTTATGGCAGCTTTGGCCTGGATCAGCAGCTTCTTCTATGGTTTGATGCATTCTGTGATGACTGCACACTTGAACTTCTGTCACTCTCAGAGGGTCAATTACTACTTCTGTGATGTCAAGCCTCTGTTGGAATTGGCTTGTGGTGACACAAGGATCAATCAGTGGCTTGTTTCTGTTGTCACTTGCAGCTTAGCCATGGCGGCCTGTTTCCTCACTCTCCTTTCCTACTTCTATATTATTGGCTTTCTTCTGTTGAAGAACCGGTCCTGTAATGCTCTCCGGAAAGCGATGTCCACGTGTGCCTCCCATTTTATGGTAGTGTCTCTTTTTTATGGCACTGTTGGGCTCAACTATATACCTCCTACTGCTGCTGAATCTGTAATACCGGAAAAGTTTGCGGGTCTCATTCACACAACTGTCATTCCAGTACTGAATCCCCTGATCTATACCCTTAGAAATAAGGAAGTGATGCTGGCTCTCAAAAGAGTCTTCCAGAGGAAGATGAAGCTATTTAACTGA